CTATAGTTGATCACCTGCTGTTTTATTTTCCTCAGTGCTTATTCATTAGCTGTCTTGTAGCTCAGCTCTATAAAGGTAGAGCTGTGACTTGGGACTACAGTTTAGCTATGAGAAGTCTGAGACCTACCTCCCTCTTGTCTCCTCATTGCCTCTGGGAGACACACcacctgtctcatcattggttaagtgtctgctctctcctccccctgtagctctgcttcctcttattggctgctgtgtataaaCATGTTTATTACAATCTCACCAGTAAGACTAAATGGAGAGCTGATTTCTACTCCAATACAGAAAGGGAGGAATGAGTCTTAGGAGATGCccaaagggtcactttaatgaACGATCTATAGCTGATCTATTGTAATTGATACATTATACCATAGTGATCATTGTaattattgtactttttttttttttttttttttttaaacaatcaacCTGTCATTGTGTTAAGAATGTAACTGaagttggtgtgtgtgtgtatttgcaaGCTTGTTGCTGTTCATAGAAAGCTTAATCTAATCGTGAGCGTGTTTTTGTTGATGCAAATCTTTaaagggggtttactcttttatTACTTGTTTAGCGGTAACGTCACATTTCTACTAACAAAAGTTGAATCTTAAGGGCTTACTAATTGCTTAAGTTAAATAAGTTTTTGGCTCTGCAAGGAACTGTCAGATGGAGTAGCACGTTCAAAAACTTAGAAAATGAGCAAATATTTGCCAAATGCTTTTTGAAATCTTGACCGGGTTGCTATAGAAGCCATTGTACGATTGACACAGTGTCCAAGCAGAACTGTAAAGTATTTCTAGAACTTCTAAATTCCACTCGTGAATAAAAACTTTGTCAGAATCGGTGATGTTACCTAAGCAAGGAGTTTAATAAAGGAGTGGACCATCCCCTTCCATACCTATGTGCACGTCTCATACATCCGCTGACCATCGTTTCATTCCATTCATCCAGGAGAAATCCGAAAGACAGAGAAGACTACTTGGATCGGAGTCCCGAATTTGCAAATGGTTTGCTTTCAAAAGCATTGAAAGATATTCAGTTGGGAACACTGGATGTTAACAAAGCGGCCATACTTTATGGCATACCTCAAAAAACTTTGCTACTTCACTTAAAAGCCTTATCAGCAGGCAAGCCTGCAAATCTTAAGAACACAGCTCAAAATTGTATCGATGGGTATTTATACAGAGACAGTACAGAGACAACTACTGTTCTTCAGAAAGTAGCCCTGTGGGCAAGGGCTCATGCAGaacatacagaaaaaaataaactcaGTCTACTTGAAACCTCGGAACTGAAACTCCCAACAGCTTCCAGTTACCTCCATCAGTTGACTCTACAGAGAATGGTTGCTCAGTTCAAAGAAAAGAAGGAAAGTTTGCATTGCGAAACTTCAGTTCCCATTGTACAGCTGAAAATTCCTCAGGTACGAGTAAGCTCTGTGACGAAACAGCCTGATTCCTCTGGTCTTCTGGATGTTATGTACCAGGTTACCAAAACCTCTACAGTCATAGAAAATTCTTCTCTTCAGAAACTGAAAAATATACTTCCTCAGCAAAGCAAAGTTGAATGTTCTGGAAGTATAACTCGCTCAAATGTTGATTCTTACGTTCTTCACAGGGACCTTTCTCCTTCGTGTCTTAATGCAAAGAATGGAGCCGGCGACGCATCTTCTGACAACCAAGATGATAAAGATAAACAGCCAAGGAAAAAACGTGGACGTTACAGACAATATGACCATGAAATTATGGAAGAAGCTATAGCTATGGTCTTGGGCGGCAAAATGAGTGTTTCTAAAGCACAAGGAATCTATGGCGTACCTCATAGCACTTTAGAATACAAAGTAAAAGAGAGATCTGGAACACTGAAGAACCCTCCGAAAAAAAAACTTCGCCTGGTGGACGCTCATATATACAATGTTGTTAATTCAGGGACTGGTATCTCCAGAAATAGTAGCAAGTCTGTGTAGATGCATTGTGAATTTACTACGATGGGTGTGTAGATTACTACACACCTCTACTCAACGTGAATCGAGTGTGACATAACATACTCCGATAAAATTATACGGTtcttaaccacttacatgccttTTTATAACCGATTCTTCAGGGTTTTCACTGTGGACAGATTTATTTTGTTGCGCACTTCTGATATGTGCTGAACATATACAGGTTGCTTAATTAGATGTGATTCAGGGTTTTTGGTTCATAGTTGACTCCATAAACTATGACTAACACTCCTTACTACAGTACTGATGTATGACATCAAAACTTCCAGTCTTTACACTTTGACAGTTGCATTATATCTCCTACTCCGATGgggagtttttattttttctactcatGGTTTTGATATCCGGTGGACCACCTTTTCGATTCAGATGAATCATGAGAAGCAACGTTTGTGGATGCATGCAGTATTACTTTAATTCAAAATAACAGCATTCCTTTGCATCCATGTCTACTCAAGAAAGTTCGGGGGAGGGGTGGGAGTTCTTACATATGTATAATATGAATTTAAAATATTGTGAAAAAAACAAACTCTGGTTTTAACTACAGAGTTTATCAATGGACTGACACAATTGAAACTCCATTTCCCTTTCTTGTAGTTGTAGAAAGTCTTAATTATTGACTTTAAATGATCTATAAAACTATAAAATGTAACTTTATGAAGATTATTTATTATaaacaatttttgggaaaaaaaaatgaacttttcACTAAGTTGAGAATCTTGGAATGCAGGTTAGAGCATGTTCATAAAGTGCACAAGATAAGCTTAAGACTCGGGTTCAATGTTCCAGTTAGACGATTTTACCtttttgatatatatattttttcaagggTTGTCACACTCCTGCTATTGATGGACCTCAATGTAACTGTTTATGTATTTGCTGCTGCCGCATTTCAGAAGCCACTTCTGGATGGTTATAGGTTCATTTACACTGACcaattttattaactttttttttgtttttgttttttttcttttctttctcttatCCCTTTTGGCTAATAACCAAACTTGCAATGTGTTCAGGGTTTTCAAATGTACTTCAGTCaccaaggttttttgtttttttttagactttgaATCCTTACTTAATCCTAAAATGTAATTAggattcctttttttatttttattttttttgtttttgagtgGTAGGATTACTTTTACAAAATACTCAATTCTGGTGGTTGTGAGGCATTACACTGTTTTTCCTTACCTCTGAAATTTAGAATGCTATTTTCATACATTGAATTTTTATTCCAGTAGCTCTTGAAATATAAAGCACTCTCGGCAGATATTACTTTGCACATGTGCACTTGAATTTTACTTTTTGTATGTTATGTAcatcaaggtttttttttttgttttgttttaaattgTTCCTACTGCTAATGGTCAACACTTATTTCCCTTTTATTGTGAAAGTCTACATCTGCTCCTGATTGTTTTAATTTCCACATTTAGTTCAGCCAATAGCAACCTCATTTTGCTGTACATAATCTGCCATTTTGGAAAAAACGGGCAACTTTTCATTATCAACAGTGATCCTGCTATCAGGGACAGTCTACTATTAGTAACAGCCTTCTCTACTTTTGTATGCTTACAGTTTGTAC
The sequence above is a segment of the Eleutherodactylus coqui strain aEleCoq1 chromosome 7, aEleCoq1.hap1, whole genome shotgun sequence genome. Coding sequences within it:
- the LCORL gene encoding ligand-dependent nuclear receptor corepressor-like protein isoform X3, producing MAAQCRSPRCTAERKGFRRELDSWRHRLIHCVGFESILEGLYGPGLRKDLSLFDDCEPEELVDWGVDDKCSLCNLRKDTNDYTPSGDSAQSTPTGELISQGQFNTEKTECQAENYLNALFQKKDLPQNCDPNIPLVAQELMKKMIRQFAIEYVSKSREMYEDSNGRRADDPLGCNGINKKPTDGLLLEEQDGPLDLTVARIEEQTFQDGVLDLSIKSNASTFEENAKTRHLKNGRNPKDREDYLDRSPEFANGLLSKALKDIQLGTLDVNKAAILYGIPQKTLLLHLKALSAGKPANLKNTAQNCIDGYLYRDSTETTTVLQKVALWARAHAEHTEKNKLSLLETSELKLPTASSYLHQLTLQRMVAQFKEKKESLHCETSVPIVQLKIPQVRVSSVTKQPDSSGLLDVMYQVTKTSTVIENSSLQKLKNILPQQSKVECSGSITRSNVDSYVLHRDLSPSCLNAKNGAGDASSDNQDDKDKQPRKKRGRYRQYDHEIMEEAIAMVLGGKMSVSKAQGIYGVPHSTLEYKVKERSGTLKNPPKKKLRLVDAHIYNVVNSGTGISRNSSKSV